Within the Polaribacter pectinis genome, the region AAAATTGCCAATGTTATTACCATAATTGCAGATGAACCAGCTGCGAGACCATCTATACCATCTGTTAAATTTGCTCCGTTAGAGATTCCAGTTACAATAAAAACCGTTACAAAAATGAAAACTATCCATCCATATTTCTCATAACCATCTCCTAAAAAATTGAATGCTTTAGAGTAATCTAATTCGTTATTCTTAAAAAATGGAACTGTTGTTTTTGTAGATTTATGAGCTTCACCAAATACTTTTTTTCTTCCGTTTTCTTGTGTAATTTGTTGCTCTATTGGTAGTTGTTCTTTTATAGTTACATCATCATTAAAATATAACATAGACCCCACAATGACACCTAAACCAATTTGGCCTAAAACTTTAAACTTCCCGCTTAAACCTCCTTTGTCTTTTTTAAATACTTTAATATAATCATCTAAAAAACCTATTAACCCCATCCAAACTGTAGTTATTATTAAAATAATAATGTAGATATTATCTAATTTTGCTAACAAAATTGCTGGAATTAAAGTTGCAACAATAATGATAATTCCACCCATTGTTGGTGTACCTGCTTTTTGAACTTGCCCCTCTAAACCTAAATCTCTAATAGACTCTCCAACTTGTTGTTTTTGTAAAAAGTTGATAATTCTCTTACCATAAATAGCAGAAATTAATATGGAAAAAATAAATGCTGCTGCTGCTCTAAATGTGATAAATTGAAACACACTAGCACCAGGAAAACTGAATTGACTTTCTAAATATTCAAATAAATAATACAGCATTCTTACTAATTTTTAAGTTGATTGAAACATTTTTTAACCTCTTCTAAATCATCAAAATGTGTACGAATACCATTTACTTCTTGATAATTTTCATGTCCTTTTCCTGCAATTAATATGATATCTCCAGTTTTAGACAATTTACATGCTGTTTTAATTGCTTGCCTTCTATCTAAAACCGTTAATGTTTTTTTATAGTTTTCTGGAGAAACACCAAGCTCCATTTCATCTAAAATGATTTGTGGATTTTCTGTTCTTGGGTTGTCTGATGTAAAAATTACCTGATTACTTAATTGCGAAGCAATATGTGCCATTTTTGGTCTTTTGGTTTTATCTCTATCACCACCACAACCAACAACAGTAATTACGTTTTCGTTACCAGTTCTAATATCATTAATTGTTTCTAATACATTTTTAAGTGCATCTGGCGTATGTGCATAATCTACAATTGCAGTAATTCCATCTTCAGAAACCACATATTCGAATCTTCCACTAACGCTTTCTAACTCACTTACAATTGTTAATACCTCTAATTTTTCTAATCCTAGCAATTCTGCAGTAGCAATAATTGCTGTTAAATTATAAATATTGAAAACACCTATTAATTTAGTCCAAACCTCTATTCCATCAACAGAAATTAAAGTTCCAGACAATTGTTTTTCTAAAATTTTAGACTTAAAATCTGCCAAGGTTTTTAAGGCATACGTTTTCTTTTTCGCTTTTGTGTTTTGCAACATGAAGTCGCCATTTTTATCATCGATATTTGTTAAAGCAAAAGCCGATTTTGGCAACGCATCAAAAAATTGTTTTTTAACATCTCTATATTCTGCAAAAGTTGAATGATAATCTAAATGATCATGAGAAAGATTTGTAAAAATTCCTCCAGCAAAAACTAAGCCTTCTGTTCTCTTTTGATGTATTCCATGAGAACTTACTTCCATAAAACAGAAATCCACCCCTTCATCAATCATTTTATCTAAATAACTATTAATAGTTACCGAATCTGGAGTTGTGTGTGTGGCTTTAAATTCGGTTTCATCAACTAAAATTTTAACCGTAGATAACAAACCAACTTTATAACCAGCTTTTTTAAATAGTTGATATAAAAGTGATGCGATTGTTGTTTTCCCATTTGTACCTGTAACTCCTATTAATGGGAGTTTAGTTGAAGGATTGTTATAAAAATTTGACGCCATAATT harbors:
- a CDS encoding UDP-N-acetylmuramoyl-L-alanyl-D-glutamate--2,6-diaminopimelate ligase, yielding MKNLKDILYQVSIHQVFGSTNIDVNNLVFDSRQIEQNDVFIAQKGVSVDGHLYIDKAISLGATAIICEDFPTDKKEGITYIQVADANISLAIMASNFYNNPSTKLPLIGVTGTNGKTTIASLLYQLFKKAGYKVGLLSTVKILVDETEFKATHTTPDSVTINSYLDKMIDEGVDFCFMEVSSHGIHQKRTEGLVFAGGIFTNLSHDHLDYHSTFAEYRDVKKQFFDALPKSAFALTNIDDKNGDFMLQNTKAKKKTYALKTLADFKSKILEKQLSGTLISVDGIEVWTKLIGVFNIYNLTAIIATAELLGLEKLEVLTIVSELESVSGRFEYVVSEDGITAIVDYAHTPDALKNVLETINDIRTGNENVITVVGCGGDRDKTKRPKMAHIASQLSNQVIFTSDNPRTENPQIILDEMELGVSPENYKKTLTVLDRRQAIKTACKLSKTGDIILIAGKGHENYQEVNGIRTHFDDLEEVKKCFNQLKN
- the mraY gene encoding phospho-N-acetylmuramoyl-pentapeptide-transferase — its product is MLYYLFEYLESQFSFPGASVFQFITFRAAAAFIFSILISAIYGKRIINFLQKQQVGESIRDLGLEGQVQKAGTPTMGGIIIIVATLIPAILLAKLDNIYIIILIITTVWMGLIGFLDDYIKVFKKDKGGLSGKFKVLGQIGLGVIVGSMLYFNDDVTIKEQLPIEQQITQENGRKKVFGEAHKSTKTTVPFFKNNELDYSKAFNFLGDGYEKYGWIVFIFVTVFIVTGISNGANLTDGIDGLAAGSSAIMVITLAIFAWVSGNIIFADYLDVMYIPNSGEMTVFILAFAGALIGFLWYNTYPAQVFMGDTGSLTIGGIIAVIAISIRKELLLPILAGIFVIENLSVIMQVSWFKYTRKKYGEGRRIFRMSPLHHHYQKLSYHESKIVVRFWIVGILLAVFAIVTLKLR